From the Cloeon dipterum chromosome 4, ieCloDipt1.1, whole genome shotgun sequence genome, the window GTTGCCtaagaacaaataattttgtatcagCGGCTGTGAATtagacgatcgactattttATCTGATCTTTCAATCGTTGCGGAATGCGGGACCTTCGAATGAGCAAAAATCTTGTAATTTTAGCCTCTTAAACCATACTTAGAATCGTCGAAACCCatttaaatcttcaaaaacCGTTCGAAAGAAAATATCACACTTCGATTTTCATATGTTGCTATTTTTCAGTTTGGacggaaaaatataaacaactcaaagttttgcattttttaatgttatataACTTCTTAAAATCGAGGACAAAAACACATATTACAGTTGGTCAAAAATGTACATTTATGTTCAGTAtaaatgctgaattttttaccaaaaccaCGTATTATTTGGCGTGAAAAGTATCTCTGTATCAATTTCAACCGGCCAGGAACTATTTAAAACCGGCTAATAAGCAAAGCATTCGGGCCTAAAATGTTCGAAAATACGTCTAAAAAACAGGAATTATattgaatatgaaaaatctAGTTTATCGCAAAAGTTTCTAACAATATAAGCCTACAGTGCCTAAACGGTTGTAATCGAACACCAGATTAAGGAgatcaattatttaacaagAAAAGGGGCAAGATATCGGGAAGCAAAAAAATACGTTGAGACCATATTTACCTGACTTTCTTCGTCTTGTAGTTTACTTGCGATTTTGGTATTGCTCTCATTGTGATTTTCGTTACAAATTAACGCTTCTTTAATCCTCTTCACATGCCCTATGTTGAAGGCGCGGGTGAATTCAAAGCTAATAAGTGTGCTGATCGCTGCGAACTCCACAGGGCTGAAAACACATATTCTCGCTGTTgcgccaaaataaaattctataaaatattcacttgcTTTTTACGAAGTTCATGCAATGGAGGTTGCAACAAGCTTACTGGGATTGCTgtcatagaaataaaaataattgttttgcttAATGTTGATTGTTCAAGTATTGGTTTGCTTACAAATCGAATTGGTTTCCGGATCATAACGCACGTTGGCCTTGATCTGGTCACTGTCATATACTAAAGTAGGCTCTCTCTTCGGTGTAAGGTACAGTGAATTCAACTTTGATGCTTCCAAAGCGGCCAGAATCTTCAACTGCGACTCAAACAAACCACCGTCGGCGAAATTGATCTGAATTAACAAGAAGCAATATAGccgttaataaatatttagttaaaaatttgcgataaaatgcaataatagcaattcaaaagaaaagaaaacttaATGCAGCGTTAAGAAATAAAGATTACCCATATATCCAGAtggttttgatgaaaaaaactatgtatttatagtttatttatgtattttaagcagattttaccaatttcatgaaatttttttaagtttgatcaTGAatgaacttgaaaaaaattttgaatgtccATCTGTGTTTCAACAGGTCTATAAAATAGAACACTatacttttttcatttgaaaaacttgttaaaactgaaaaaccGAACAGCTAGAATTGAAACAAATGACCAAATATTCCTGAGACAATATATTATGCACTTTTTCTGGGTTTTAACCAAATGAAATGGTTTTAGACAGTTTTGGTCGATTTAGACGCTTTTTAGAAGATTTTAGGTGTGATTCAAAAGGCCTAAAAAAGCATTATTAGTGCTCCATTGATGGCCCGTAACGATTATTGGAAgaacagaataaaattgtcGATAATCGTTTGATTTTCATAGCCCTACCAAGGAGTAAAATTGCTCTAGTTTGCTGGGGAACAGCGGCTCATCGTGGTTAACCACATTGGCTCTTAGTGATTCGATTTTCTTTAGCCCCTGTTTCTTGGTCTCCGAGTCCATCCAATTCAGTTTCGTCCCATACCTTTTGATGTACTCTTTAATTTCACTAACCATCCATAATGCCTGGAAGtagaattataattattggtCAGTTTATCGACTTTTGAAGCTCGCTTATTGCCGAttaatgtgaaataaattataagatTCCCCACAAAATATCATTGCGTTATTGAAATCATAAATAGTACTCATTTTTCTGTTGGTAACTATTATCCTAAAAATgatatagtatttttttaaaaaaaaagaccCTAAACTCGCTCCATGTGCCAGTAAAGAgcaattattgaataattatttttcttccaccTGTTCTCTCAGGTCTTTGTCGAGGTGAATCTTAGCGTATTCGAAGTTAACGATATATCCGTACGCTTTGTTGACCATTTCCACGCAAACCTTCCACCTTGGAGTAGTTATGCGGGTGCCACCGACCTTCTGCCAGAGTTTTTGCTGCCTCATTTGGAATTCTCTTGTTGTGTAAGGGGCAAGGGATGAAAACACTCTCCACCAGATGTACAtctctgaattttaaatattgggtcaaaacaaaaatataatttaaccgTAACTGTGAGTGTAAATAATGAATAcgtatgattatttttaactttttctcaACTATTTCCAAATAAGGccatttgcaaaatatctCTCACCGATCGTTTCAGGGCTACTGGTGTGAAACAGTCGCGACCACCACTCGAAATATTGCTGATCTCTAACTATGATCCGCTTgaccttttcttttctcttaaTTCTGGCGTTTTCGCCGTCGATATTGAGCACTTGGTTGAAGTACACAGACCAGTTAAACtgattgaattcgaaaaaGTTGAGAGATGAGAATAAACTTTGTGCATATTAAGGAAATGGACAAGTTACCCTGTTGGTGGAGTTTGTGCTGATATGCGAGTCGGTGATCTCCTGCAATTCACTCTCGGTCATTTCCTGGTAATGCCCCGCATTTATTGTCGTCATGTTCCTCAGTTTCGAGTGAAACGCGTAAATATCGCTTGCCATTCGTTTCGCGTCCACAGTCGCGCCTGGAACCTACGAATTTCAACCCGAGCATAGAAGGATTGGGCCTTGTAGcaacattgaaataaaaaattacgtgTTTGATGAACATGTTGATGAAATCAGCAATAAAAGATTGTACAGTATCTCTATCTCCCTTACATTTGGTCTCTGGAAACTCCTCATAGCTCCCTTTATGAACctgcaatcaataaaaaattcgtagaagaagaaaaatcgctcaaaatagtcttcttttttcaaatatcaaattaaatgacaCGCATTTGTATAAATTCTACATTCTACTGGATAAATGAATTATTCCGTGAAGAGGGGCTGCAGTTACTGACTGCCAAAATAGAATTACAAATAAAGAGACATAGTGTTGTATTATatatgtcaattttttattacaatttgggataaaaacaaaatcggtTTCACTTAACAACATCAGCacgatttttctaaaatttctattatttaccGCTCATG encodes:
- the LOC135942324 gene encoding endothelin-converting enzyme 2-like, whose amino-acid sequence is MTTINAGHYQEMTESELQEITDSHISTNSTNRFNWSVYFNQVLNIDGENARIKRKEKVKRIIVRDQQYFEWWSRLFHTSSPETIEMYIWWRVFSSLAPYTTREFQMRQQKLWQKVGGTRITTPRWKVCVEMVNKAYGYIVNFEYAKIHLDKDLREQALWMVSEIKEYIKRYGTKLNWMDSETKKQGLKKIESLRANVVNHDEPLFPSKLEQFYSLINFADGGLFESQLKILAALEASKLNSLYLTPKREPTLVYDSDQIKANATQDEWLAYIFGLQSAVNAYFDYHVSFFRPSSACVEDYSEEQIFFLSFANMWCSNKSPNSVNNLLTRRSMVLGTLSTINEFSRAWNCPKGSIMNPW